The nucleotide sequence TGCCATTAACCGTTGAAGAGGTAAGTACCATTTAATTAAGTAACATCTCGGGGGAATATTACGAAGGAAGGGAGTGTTAGGTAAAGGTAGTGATAAAAGATTGCCGCACCAGTGAACTCGACAGTGATTTAATTGCTGGAACTGTAATAATAAAAGTCCTAATTGGTGTCCAATCTAAACCCTAATCAAGATCGTATATACAACGTAGAAAATACTTTGCAAATTCAATACTAATCTTAATTTACAGCGGCTATAAATTCAATATCGGACACtctaaatttagtaaatttccTAAATAAAATACTCTGAATTGGAAGTAAGGAAGGAGATATCATTTGGTCTAAATTTAAACTGAAATCCAAATAAGGACGTTTTACCATATGCTAAAGTTTCTCTTATATCTACTATAGTACtaacaaaatatttaagtaaCAATTAAGCAAGATATGAAAGGAAAGTCTTTTCCTATGTCAGTACAAGCAGTAGAATTTTATTCAGTAGATCATTAACTAATAATCTTATCCGAATCACTACAGAAAGAACTGGAACTGGAAAGCTCGTAAAGTTTTACTATTTCAAAGCCAGTTATATAGGTTAATATGTAATTACCAGTAACTGATAAATCAGTAGCCAGTAAGCTGAATACTTACTAGTAAAATGGTAGCTTATAAACTAAAATGTATGAGACACAGATCAAAGAGGGTCCAATGTACTATCCATTGGAGAAGACCCACAATAAGATGGCAAAGTCCATTGGGACCATGAAGTAGCGGTCCTCTTAATAGGATCAGAAATGTATATAAACCAAGGATTGAATAAACGTTCGGAGTTCAGTTCACTCTCACTCAACTATCTTATTATTTCCACTCGAATACCACATAAACATAATAATCTAActgaaaggattttttttaaagcttttgaAGCTTTCAAGACTCGTCGGACCGGAAATCTGGGTTAAGTGGTAACTCCTAATTAACAGTTACTGATAAATCAATTTCACATCAATATTCatattcagaaaattttcataaagtcTTTCTAGACTCTTCAGGCTCTTCAATGTCAAAAGCAGTAACTTTGATTAATCAGTAATTCACAGTAATTAAGAAGTCAGTGACTAGGTTGGTCAGTAAAACAGGTActaacaattaattttatagcCTTTAAATATATTACAATCAGACTGAAAAGATCTCTATAAAGCTTTTAAATCTCTTAATCTTTTACAATTTCAAAACCGGAACTCTGGGTTAGTCGGTAATTGCCAGAAATTGATAAATCTGTACTCAGTAATCTAAGCATTGATCAGTAGATTAGTAGCCATCAAAAATATAAATGGAAAATACCTGCATTAGTCTTTAACATACCAGTTTAGCAAGTAAAACAACAAATTAATGGTCAGTAAACTATTAACTAGTAATTCAAGAACCGTAAggtattcaattcaattcaatttattagaaaaaccattaggacaaactgtcctctgTACAGAAAATGGCCCTACACATTAAGTTAGGACGAGGCGTTAATGGAGGCAACATGACTCAGGATAAGCTACCTCTTTCGCTCCCTTCTAAGGGAGGTATGCTCCAGTAAACTGATAACCTGATACTATAATCATGATAATGGAAAACAAATCAAAGCTCGTAAATCTATTCAGTTGCCGAATTTGTATATTGGTTAAATCAGTAAATTGGTAAAACTGCATAATCATCATACTGGAGAGAAAACTTGAAAGATTATAAAAGCTTAAAATTACAGTAACTGAAAAAAAGCAGCAATTAAAGAAAATCCGTAATTCGCACTAATCAAGAGGAAGTGAGACTACATTAAAAATGCCATTTTCTCGCatatttccaaagaaaattgagtgtagccataatttaatttaatttagattcaaAACTCTTTTGTATTTTGTCCATCTAAATTATATTGCGTTAAAGCCCTTCCTTTAAagatatgcgaaaaaataacgtttttaaggggttacatttttcaaaataatgagtttttattttaatttaagtccttaagcatataaaagtacaacattttccgaaattttcatttaaaaatcttagaaATTTAGCCGTTGAGACTTGATTTTCAAAGACCTTTTTGGAAAATACATACttttccgtggacaagatttctcagagtatattcatctgacgtaaaaaaaactaatacctcctgttagctgatgagttaaacccgTACTTGAACGgcgcaatttttttaaaaatgaaatttggattttcggtagaattttatacaaaaaaaaaaaacaattttagaggTATTTTACACCAAATTTtctcttgtaaaataaattgtgattaAGGTAGAAAACGATCTACAGtttaagtacgagtttaactcatcaactaataggaaatatttagttttttgacgtcagatgaatatactctgagaaatcctgtccaccgaaaagtgtttttatttttttcaaaaaaaaaaaaaaaaaaaaacgtccccAAAGAACtgtatacacagaaaaatggaaaattcctaaACGAAAACACccacaattttaatttcaaatcccatagactgaatgccaatgccctaatcctaaatccttgatcatttagtttcaGATGTAATTTGCAAATaccaagacatttttcatttttcacctAATGCtaaacttaaccctttaaggacgattgagtcacccgtgacccatagagaaaataatttttcctgactacctgaagttatttctttctaatgtttgtacgtaatcacaaagtagaaagatgtaggaatctaggatatctTTTATCTAGgacgaatctaggatattttttagttaattatctttcaaaaataacagagtaaacgagtaaactagtcgtctggaaagttttgtgcttttttacctttaaggacgattgggtcatatatgacccatagttttccaggacttctagggatgggaaaatttctttttaaccgtaaatctcttatttagtcTAAAATATCgtgggaaacttgatttcgttgaatttcgctcagcggaaagcttcttgtccttaaagggttaactctttcgcgtctttagggtaatgtcatgactcgggggaaaaagttttttttggtatttacattaattgaaatctatctgttcgtgcacgacatcataatagaaggatgtaagattcttggctcattttctcaagactccagttagatttcaattaatgtaaaaagccaaaaagaaacttttttccccgggtcatatatgaccctaaagacgcgaaagagttaaaggaatatcgaaaaaatatgaagtgttcgaaggcaaAGTATGTAAGAAGCTTGAAAGCTTCCCTTCAGTACTGACAGGAGCAATAGGACTTTTTTATAATCTCTACAAAGTTACAAAAGTTACtttctaattaaataaatttccctttgtctaaCTTTAGTATCAAATAGGGCAACTGTACATGATAGCTAGGCACAGCTTGGAGAAGTCTGACAGTGGCCAGGGGGTGGAAGTTGTTGAGAATTCAGAATGCGAGAGTGAAGAGCACGGAAAGGGTCAATTTACGGAAAAGCGTGTCCATCTATCCAAGTAATTGCATTAATTTCCAAATAGCATGTCTCTGCAATCTGATAACTCTGTAATCTTTGCATGTACTTTAGTCGTCTTCCGTACTGGATTCAGGCTGTTTGCCCACGAGTCTTTTACATAACCGAAAAGGCATGGAACTACTATCCATTTACAATAACAGGTAAgggatttttaaagaaaaactttggAGTAGATTGCTAAATTGATCTTTTACATTGCAGAATACACGGTGAGAACCACAATCAGCAATTTCtggaagtttttatttttattgatgttTGTCTGTAATGTCTTATACAGTGCTCATTCATCCCAAAATTCAGCATATCCATCCAAACGAGGTACGAGAATAACAACGGATGTACGGAAAACTGCCTGAAACTATCGTCAGAAAAACTGGCTGAAAGAACTGTTGACCATGTTGATATTGCATTTGAAGAAATTGATCAGAAACACTACAAACAGGAGGAAGATCCCAAGTACTTCAAGTCCAAAGTGACAGGAAGAGGGCCTCTGATTGAAGGCTGGAGAGAGCATGAAAGTCCCATTATGTGTTCTTATAAATTGGTCAGTGCTTCCTTTGAAGTTTGGGGACTTCAGACTCGCGTGGAAGACTTTATTCATCGGTGTATCCGGGAGATTTTACTCGTGGGACATCGTCAGGCATTCACGTGGATGGATGAGTGGTACAATATGACCATGGAGGATGTACGCGAATATGAAAAGTCCAAGCAAACAGAGACCAATGAGAAAGTCCTTCAAAGCACCAACAATGATGCAGGGAATTCATTAGAACAGCAACAAGCTGAACAAACGCCATCAGTATCGTCAATTGACTAGGATTAAGGATCATCTGATCAactgctcaagtttttttttcgaaatattaatTCATTAGTTGTCTTTTGTGGTTTATTCTCGAAGGTACAAGCTTCTGTGAAAGTGTTTAGGTTGAATgtgaatttattattcaaagaTCTTAGTTCTCCAATGTGTTTTAGAAAGAATATATTAGTGATGTTAGTATTATGGACATCTATTTGTGAATTATACACCTCTCAAAGTATCCACCGGTCTCTCAAAGATTCTgggtttaaaataattaaatgaatttttgaagtaACACTGTTTAGTCGAATAAATATTGATGGAAGGTGAATAAAAATGGCTTTTTAACCTTTTTAATTGCTGCAGTCCTTCAATCTAAATTTACCTATGACTCATAGGGACAAAACTGCTCAATCCTTACCTCAACTATTGGACTATTATCTTTATTTGATACACTGCACAGTTGGTTGAAAGATTCTTTCTTTATTCcagagataaatctttaaattttcaacagAGTAATTTCATAATTGAATTTGgggaaaaaatagttatcggttgtGAACTACTTTAATACCGATTCATAAACGGTTGGAATCGGTTGAGATTTGTCAGGAATTCTAAAACCTTTCCAAGGAGCCCAAAGATGATACCATTCGGCTGAGAAATGCGCTCTTttctagagcattttaaaactttaattatGATTTCCGATCATAATTaaagtttattaatttattccgACTTTAATTATGAATCcgaatttggaaaataaagaaGACGTGTTGCATCTTtcgatgtccactttattctCTCTTCTTTCtattgatacatgatatttataTGATTGGTCTCCCTTCGATCCTCTTTGTTTTTTATCAGAtatctatttttagaattttatgatcTTACGCTGATTTGAATTTCGCAAGATGTTCGCACATTTCTGTAATATAAACATTgtgattttttgtcaattaaacaAAGTGTGATCCATATAAGCCGAAACTTTTAAAGATAAACATTCTCAGACAAATGAATATAAACATTTCCACATTTTTATGTCGATTCAAAAATGAGGACACTTAATATATGATTTATGATCATGAGATCTAACTCTTTGACCTTGGAAAACctttaataagaataattcaACGGAATTTTCGAATAAGGACCAAATGTCCGTCTGAGTAATCTttaaaacgggtcccggtcaaaatcccgaaagccaaaatcccgaaagccaaaatcccgaacgccaaaatcccgaaagccaaaatcccgaatgggccaaaatcccgaaagccaaaatctcgaattcttaaaagtgtcacagctactcccacgattgtatccacgcttgctggaggcaaagggaaatcttctgtgtcttgggagattattctaaacattttcctccatataatttcatcaatttcaggatttgtaaaattcgggattttggctttcgggattttggctttcgggattttggccttttcgggattttggcgttcgggattttggctttcgggattttggctttcgggattttggctgccaccgtttaaaacatatctaaaaatttaaaaaaaatcgcacaacgcgttttcaagtaattgaaaaaaaaacttgacttATAGGAGGGTCTCCTGAAGTTTCCAagtttctatctctaaccgtttggtgtCTAGGCGTAGTAATGGCCGGACAGACAGACAGACgggcaaacagcgtgacgacatttcacagaaatcatctgaaacgcgaatagggggaggtggggctactttgagctgtggggctagattgttatacgactttttcacctaattctaaattaagctggttcttacaataattttatttagatccgcaattattttgtctatccaaattacatcatgttaaaattcATTTCCTATtagaaaaatgcgaaaaaatcgtataacaatgtagccccatagctcaaagtagcaccacctccccctataccTCTCTgtagaattcgagcaataaaaactgATCCAGGTTTTCCAAAAAAGTGCTtcaattttaaatcttaaatttcttaaaattttttcgcAGATACTTTAATAAGTTAAAACATGAAATTCTTTtaggtttatttaattttaaagctgttaGCCTgagtttttttaaactttttatttataaaacttcATTAGCTCTTAACTCTGAAcagcaaatattttattttatctctCTCCAGATCGTAAGATATCGAGCAAGTCAATTTTGATCTAACTTTTTTCAAAGGCTTAggtgaaaatgattttttctgatacATGAGTTACATATACgaaataaccttaaaaaatttcGCAAAGATTCTAGGAATATCACAAAATGTCAAGCAAATATACCAAATTACCTTTCTaatatcattaaataaaaatataaatacttaCATTCAGAtatgtaatgaaaaatatgGATTAAAGAaaggcagtaaaaaaatttggTTGATTAAGACAAACTATGttaggttaaaaaaaatctttcttctgAAGAAACGATATTTTAAAAGGCTGCAAGGTTTagttagagacttgcaaaaattatCCTAAATTGAGATGTCCGTCTATTTTAGAATTACCTACAAGAAACAAACGATTCTAAATTCGAAAAAGCTCAAAAACTGTTTTCTGCATAAGTGTACAGAGTTCTAGGAGAAATGAAAGAGTTAACATTATAAAGAGAatctgtgccaaatttcggacaattTGCAATATTGGACACTTGATGTTTATTaatattccatattttttttcgttttgtgCTCAAAGTAACGCCAAAAACCAAAGCGGCGCATTTGCAATAAACAGAATGCTGTAGAAAAGATCTTGGAGGAATTCCAGAAGGTATACAAActttttacaagattttttttatacgcgaaacaaaaatgataaacaacTTCACAAATGCTTTTGAAgaggaaataacaaaaaaatctaattattttaaaaatatgacgCTTAAAACTCCGAAAATTGTTGTTTCTATCCAACCTGTCCGAAATTGACACAATTCCCTaattaaatttaactaaaatccTCGAGCTTCCCTTGtcttaagattaagatttgtctatggctcagcttaaacctttatcggttccgctgcatacaggccacttatttggacCCATTATGAACTCCCGATAATGATCCGGTTCTATAGGAAAATCcaaatcaagaatattttttgcaagagcCTTATAAATATCTaagctatttttaattaaaatatcgtGAAATTGGCACGCTTTATATATCAGTTTGGAAAGTATTAAggtcatttttaattatttctttctaTCGTTTTCTGAGGTATCCTTTAATCCTGATTCCTTCAGGCTCACTGCTTAGTGGCTTTCTGGGTACTTTTTCAGCTAGAGCATAGATCGCTGCAGTAAAGTTAGTCCTATACGAAGCTCTTTGCAAGTTTTCGTAATTGGTTTTTGGGGGTTGGGGTTGTTAGCCCCTCGTCCAACCCTTCCTAGAAGGGCCAGACCCATTGTTCCTCAGCTTTAGATTCATAACTTCCAATTGGGGTTGGTTACTCAATCTTCAATAACTCATCCGAATGTATTAGGCCAGGCCCTACCAGGGTAGGGACTCTGTTAGTGAAGTGATCGATTCACCAGGAGAGTGATAGAATCACCACcttgtggaaaaaaaaacaagataatGTATTATTTAATCGAAAAGAATGCTAGAATAGCTCTAAAAATTCGTTAAAGTTCGATCACTTCACTTACAGAATTCCTACCTAAGTATCTATCCCGCTTGAAGATATAGGAATTGAGAGGAATACATTATATATTGCACGGTgccggccaaaattccgaaaaccaaaatcccaaaaagcacAAATCTCAAAGAGACAAAGCTCCGCTAAAATCCAAAATGGGttgaaatcctgaaaaaccaaaattccaaaaaaacgaaatttcgaaagtcagaatcctgaacgccaaaattccgaatggttaaaatcctgaaatggaataaattatacggaggataaagtgtggaataatttctcaaacacagaaaatttcgttttttcctaaataagcgcaggtgcaatcgtgggagtaactatgatacttttaagaattcggattttgggtttttggatTTTAGCTTCCGGATTTTAACCCTTTTGGGATTTCAACTTATTAGGGATTTCGAAAtattggcctattcgggattttgaccctttcagtATATTGGTTTTTCGAGActttgactcattcgggatttcgtctcatttgggatttcggactatacgggattttggctttacggGATTTTTGCCCATTCGGCATTTCGACACATTAGGGATTTCGGAATATTTGCGATTTAGGCTCTTTGAAATATTTCGCCCATTcagtattttaacttttcgagattttgactcatttgtgattttgggtattcaggattttgactcctTCGAGATTTAGGCTTTCGAGATATTGACCGGGATCTGTATTTCATTGCCCTCCATTTAGTCGAATCAAATTTGTTAAGCAGACAAACTAAAGAGAAATAATACATTTATAATccatcaaaatattcaaaatatttgaaatacatttttaaaatctataaaaacAAATGTTgaagatattttaagaaaaaaaataaaaagtctaGGTATGTTATGTACCgtatgcgggtgactttgcctcCTGCTTTTCGTAAATTTCTCTTTAAATCTACCACATGGATGATTTTCACTTGAAGATAGCGAGAGGATTTCTGTTGTAATCCATTTCATTAGAGCAAACAATATGGATTTGTGAGTGAGATATACCTAGGACCGCGGCCCAATATACTTTAGAAGTAAGGGCCAAAGGGCAGGGtggaaaaaaaactgattttcacTGATCTGATCCACCATAtccgatcggtaaagaccatcattAAGtggtagaattaaagaaaagcttacgaatagaAGAGGCTAAAGTCATTTGCATCTgtggtacattttattagaaagAATGTTTATATTGTAGTAGTAAAATGATTTGCTAAATTTAAATGCATTTAAGCTTCAGGCAATCAAAGAACACAATGGGTTATTACAtgggaataaatatttaattatgtgttgataattattttaataaaaaataaattaatttattatcgtATCGCTCTGCAAGAGCTCttcaagatttttaaaatattcataacACCAAGGAAATTGAGGTATCTAACGTAGAATGCAACAATCTGTAAGTAAGTATCTGTACAATGACCTAAAGAGGTTATTAGGAATTAAAAGCTTTAGCTAAACTTAATGATTCACAGAAAAATTTAAGGACAAGATTACGATTTATTTGCGAAAACATCAAGCTTATTCTTCCAACGCTCTGATACGCTGTCTTCAGTATGTCTGCAATGGAAGAAATAGTACACCTTATCAGTTATCATGAGTGATGTACGAAAGCTCACTAAAATTGTTCTTCTCAGATCCCACAACTAGTGCCTACGCGTCTTCGTTCCAATTCTGCGTTTCGAGCCGATTCGGTTAGTAACATCAATGATTTTGTCACGAAAAGTCTTGTGTGAAAATAGCTTGAGATGCTAAGTCTTCCAATTTTATTCCTCCAGAAAGATTCCAAAGATGTGGTATCGtaaaattatattctttatcTTTGTGGATTCAGTGCTGAGGTAATGTCACTAAATCATTTTATTGTGCATCACTTTTGTAACGATTATGTTTGCGACAACaataacgttaaaaaaaagtgaaatttttcagtGCAAAAGACAACAAAAGATATTTTCGTgtaacagaaaattaaattctCAATCTTGTGATACTGTAATTAACAccttatgaaaatttattttcatctggATTTCTTCAAGATCTTCAAGTGAACGCTGAAAAGTTTCCTATTTACCAACTGATCagcatatttgtattttttcttcaattccaaACATTTAATTGTTGCCTTTTATTGGATGAGAAATTATACTTTTAGCTTCTGGAAACTCGTtttcaattaagttttttttggcgTGTTTGTTTAGATGGCTCTTGTAAAAATTGCGCGTGTTCTGAGTTTGAAGAAAAGTTGTAATTAATGAGCGTGTTATTGCAGTTACGGTCATATTTACTCGTGTGACGAATGGATAGCAACCTTGAACAATGAGACCAATATCCAAGATACATGTTCGCAGTACGGAAGATCAGTTTACTGCACAGGAACTCTGGATGGGATTCATGATCACAAGCTCAAGATGGCAGAGAAATTGTGGATCTGTCGCTTTCCCAATAAAACCTTTGATCCCTAC is from Phlebotomus papatasi isolate M1 chromosome 1, Ppap_2.1, whole genome shotgun sequence and encodes:
- the LOC129810153 gene encoding cytoplasmic phosphatidylinositol transfer protein 1; translation: MVLTKEYRICMPLTVEEYQIGQLYMIARHSLEKSDSGQGVEVVENSECESEEHGKGQFTEKRVHLSNRLPYWIQAVCPRVFYITEKAWNYYPFTITEYTCSFIPKFSISIQTRYENNNGCTENCLKLSSEKLAERTVDHVDIAFEEIDQKHYKQEEDPKYFKSKVTGRGPLIEGWREHESPIMCSYKLVSASFEVWGLQTRVEDFIHRCIREILLVGHRQAFTWMDEWYNMTMEDVREYEKSKQTETNEKVLQSTNNDAGNSLEQQQAEQTPSVSSID